A single Nocardioides bizhenqiangii DNA region contains:
- a CDS encoding TetR family transcriptional regulator — translation MAQALPETEGPRSKRALILTAAIDRFGQDGYEHTKWAEVADQVGIGQTALYHYFESKAHCLLTIMSLELDRSLEKFREATAAAPGAREALEAAIAAAYDVTPREVSQMRILQSHMDLLATPRPSEKEEAERQRSRELVRQIESEWTALLQRGIKAKEFPKRDPHAIATVVLAMIVSVWRWYRPGGRMTLDEVRELITGACLRVVGP, via the coding sequence ATGGCGCAGGCCTTGCCGGAGACGGAGGGCCCCCGTTCCAAGCGGGCCCTCATCCTCACCGCGGCGATCGACAGGTTCGGCCAGGACGGCTACGAGCACACGAAGTGGGCCGAGGTCGCCGACCAGGTCGGCATCGGGCAGACCGCGCTCTACCACTACTTCGAGTCGAAGGCGCACTGCCTGCTGACGATCATGAGCCTGGAGCTGGACCGCTCGCTCGAGAAGTTCCGCGAGGCCACGGCGGCTGCCCCGGGGGCGCGCGAGGCGCTCGAGGCGGCGATCGCGGCGGCGTACGACGTGACCCCGCGCGAGGTGTCGCAAATGCGCATCCTGCAGAGCCACATGGACCTCCTCGCCACGCCCCGGCCCAGTGAGAAGGAAGAGGCCGAGCGCCAGCGTTCCCGTGAGCTCGTGCGGCAGATCGAGAGCGAGTGGACCGCGCTGCTGCAGCGCGGCATAAAGGCGAAGGAGTTCCCGAAGCGCGATCCGCACGCGATCGCCACGGTCGTGCTGGCCATGATCGTCAGCGTCTGGCGGTGGTACCGGCCGGGCGGGCGGATGACGCTCGACGAGGTGCGCGAGCTGATCACCGGCGCGTGCCTGCGGGTCGTCGGCCCTTAG
- a CDS encoding ferredoxin — MKMTVRSDLCRGHGRCYDLAEDFLEDDDEGFVTVRGQTVDVPADHVEDVRNAAASCPEGAITIIEA; from the coding sequence ATGAAGATGACCGTCCGCAGCGACCTCTGCCGAGGACACGGCCGCTGCTACGACCTCGCCGAGGACTTCCTGGAGGACGACGACGAGGGTTTCGTGACCGTGCGCGGTCAGACCGTCGACGTACCGGCCGACCATGTGGAGGACGTCCGCAACGCGGCGGCATCCTGTCCCGAGGGCGCCATCACCATCATCGAGGCCTGA
- a CDS encoding cytochrome P450, with protein MTNLSSRDEVKASERVPGTCPVIHLDASAPLEVGSHWQKANELREESPAFFNTHAQGYWVFTRYDEVREMYQHPEIFSSESITPWEPDPVYRFVPTQIDPPDHSKYRQLISRWFAPNAINRIAPQAHEIGARLVADLAPNGECDFVTDFAMRLPTEIFLTIIGVPGSDADLMVPWVEDFFAGFGGDLAQQEAMGAALGGIREYWVAVLEARRGEATPREHDFVSLLLHSEIDDEPLDDALILDILTVLVLAGLDTTRGQLGYLFRHLAEHPDDRNRLLAEPELIPSAVEESLRLYTIIFGDGRKVAQDTDFHGCPLSKGDMVYGLVSGANRDPRVYERPDEFVVDRKANNHLGFAGGPHRCLGAHLARMVMRVAVEEWLKVIPAFEVASEEPLMERGGGAMMTLLSLPLRWEVPA; from the coding sequence ATGACCAACCTGTCGTCAAGAGACGAGGTGAAGGCGTCCGAGCGGGTGCCGGGAACCTGTCCGGTGATTCACCTGGACGCATCTGCCCCCCTCGAGGTGGGCAGCCACTGGCAGAAGGCCAACGAGCTGAGGGAAGAGAGCCCGGCCTTCTTCAACACCCACGCCCAGGGCTACTGGGTCTTCACGCGGTACGACGAGGTCCGGGAGATGTACCAGCACCCGGAGATCTTCTCCAGCGAGTCGATCACGCCGTGGGAACCGGACCCGGTCTACCGGTTCGTGCCGACCCAGATCGACCCGCCCGATCACAGCAAGTACCGCCAGCTGATCAGCCGCTGGTTCGCCCCGAACGCGATCAACCGGATCGCCCCGCAGGCCCACGAGATCGGGGCCCGCCTGGTCGCGGATCTCGCGCCGAACGGAGAGTGCGACTTCGTCACCGACTTCGCGATGCGGCTGCCCACCGAGATCTTCCTGACCATCATCGGCGTCCCCGGCTCCGACGCAGACCTGATGGTCCCGTGGGTCGAGGACTTCTTCGCCGGCTTCGGCGGCGACCTCGCTCAGCAGGAGGCGATGGGCGCAGCGTTGGGCGGCATCCGGGAGTACTGGGTGGCGGTGCTCGAGGCCCGCCGCGGCGAGGCCACACCGCGCGAGCACGACTTCGTCTCGCTGCTGCTGCACTCCGAGATCGACGACGAACCGCTCGACGACGCCTTGATCCTGGACATCCTGACCGTGCTCGTGCTCGCCGGACTCGACACGACGCGAGGACAGCTGGGCTACCTGTTCCGTCACCTCGCCGAGCACCCCGACGACCGCAACCGGCTCCTGGCGGAGCCGGAGCTGATCCCGTCGGCGGTCGAGGAGTCGCTCCGCCTCTACACGATCATCTTCGGCGACGGCCGCAAGGTCGCGCAGGACACCGACTTCCACGGCTGCCCCCTCAGCAAGGGAGACATGGTCTACGGCCTGGTCTCCGGCGCCAACCGGGACCCGCGCGTCTACGAGCGTCCCGACGAGTTCGTCGTCGACCGCAAGGCCAACAACCACCTCGGCTTCGCGGGCGGTCCGCACCGCTGCCTCGGGGCGCACCTGGCCCGGATGGTCATGCGGGTCGCGGTCGAGGAGTGGCTGAAGGTCATCCCCGCCTTCGAGGTCGCGAGTGAGGAACCGCTGATGGAACGCGGTGGCGGCGCCATGATGACCCTGCTCAGCCTCCCGCTCCGCTGGGAGGTCCCGGCATGA
- a CDS encoding sensor histidine kinase, with translation MLRFRVVDLVLVGALTALACVESLSSLVTPRSPAYVALTVPFVTVPLLFRRSRPEAAGAVLLGALVLQAALGSDLPGGVAEPIALVVMLYSLAAHLPVRRALVVLLGAAAALAVVVALGDARAGNFVYAEMVVVVAWLSGRGVRLAEERSSLLSENRAMQERSRIARELHDVVSHNVSAIVVQAGAERRDLAADDPVASALADIEQHGRETLQELRKLLGLLRVDPDAAAPLAPQPGLGDLPGLIESSGGRGTRAALVVEGEPREVGDGLGLAAYRVVQECLTNAGKHTMNGQAEVRLRWGQQSLQIDVLSSGEPALRSRSVPGAGYGLQSMAERVRAEGGEMLAVPGPDGFAVHATFPLEGRS, from the coding sequence GTGCTGCGGTTTCGAGTCGTCGACCTGGTGCTTGTCGGAGCGCTCACCGCTCTGGCCTGCGTCGAGTCGCTGTCGAGCCTCGTGACGCCCAGGTCCCCGGCGTACGTCGCGCTCACGGTGCCATTCGTCACCGTGCCGCTGCTCTTCCGACGGAGTCGACCGGAGGCAGCCGGAGCCGTTCTGCTGGGCGCGCTGGTCCTCCAGGCGGCGCTCGGCTCCGACCTGCCCGGAGGCGTGGCGGAGCCGATCGCCCTCGTGGTCATGCTCTACTCCCTCGCGGCGCACTTGCCAGTGCGCCGGGCACTCGTCGTACTCCTTGGCGCGGCGGCGGCCCTTGCGGTTGTCGTGGCTCTCGGGGACGCCCGCGCGGGGAACTTCGTGTACGCCGAGATGGTCGTCGTGGTCGCGTGGCTGTCCGGCCGGGGGGTTCGGCTGGCTGAGGAGCGCAGCTCACTGCTCAGCGAGAACCGTGCGATGCAGGAGCGTAGCCGGATCGCCCGCGAGCTTCATGATGTCGTGTCCCACAATGTGTCGGCGATCGTGGTTCAGGCAGGCGCCGAGCGTCGCGACCTTGCCGCCGATGACCCGGTGGCCTCCGCCCTGGCCGACATCGAGCAGCACGGACGCGAGACGTTGCAGGAGCTCCGCAAGCTTCTCGGCCTGCTCCGTGTCGACCCCGATGCCGCGGCCCCGCTGGCACCGCAGCCGGGTCTCGGTGATCTGCCGGGGCTCATCGAGTCATCGGGCGGGAGGGGGACGCGGGCCGCGCTCGTCGTCGAGGGGGAACCGCGCGAGGTGGGCGACGGCCTGGGGCTCGCTGCCTACCGGGTTGTGCAGGAGTGCCTAACCAATGCCGGGAAACATACGATGAACGGACAGGCTGAGGTAAGGCTTCGCTGGGGTCAGCAGAGCCTGCAGATCGACGTCCTGAGCAGCGGTGAACCGGCTCTGCGGAGTCGCAGCGTGCCCGGTGCCGGCTACGGCCTCCAGTCGATGGCGGAACGGGTCCGCGCCGAGGGCGGGGAGATGCTGGCGGTGCCGGGGCCCGACGGCTTCGCCGTGCATGCCACATTCCCGCTGGAGGGACGGTCGTGA
- a CDS encoding response regulator transcription factor — MADDQEVVRAGLCRILDGEEDLEVVAEAGDGEEAVRRAGATRPDVVLMDIRMPVMDGLAAARRLLAEDSSVKVVILTTFDLDEYVYEAIKIGASGFVLKDAPADEIVRAVRAAAAGDALVSPSVTRRLLAEFAKVRTRDNPSVATLTERELDVLRQLAMGLSNSEIGVRLFISEGTVRTHVTHLLSKLDARDRVQAVVLAYETGLVSPGHTEDR; from the coding sequence GTGGCTGATGACCAGGAGGTCGTTCGAGCCGGACTCTGTCGGATCCTCGACGGCGAGGAAGATCTCGAGGTGGTGGCCGAGGCGGGCGATGGCGAGGAGGCGGTGCGCCGGGCGGGAGCGACCCGGCCCGATGTCGTGCTCATGGACATTCGGATGCCGGTCATGGACGGGCTGGCTGCGGCACGCCGACTGCTGGCTGAGGACTCCTCGGTCAAGGTGGTGATCCTGACGACGTTCGACCTCGACGAGTACGTTTACGAAGCCATCAAGATCGGAGCGAGCGGTTTCGTGCTGAAGGATGCGCCAGCCGACGAAATCGTCCGTGCGGTCAGGGCGGCGGCCGCGGGAGACGCCTTGGTTTCCCCTTCGGTCACCCGACGCCTCCTGGCCGAGTTCGCCAAGGTGCGGACCCGGGACAACCCGAGCGTGGCGACCCTCACCGAGCGCGAGCTCGACGTCCTGCGGCAGCTGGCGATGGGGCTGAGCAACTCGGAGATCGGTGTCCGACTCTTCATTTCGGAGGGGACCGTGCGGACCCACGTGACACACCTTCTCTCCAAGCTGGATGCCCGCGATCGGGTGCAAGCGGTCGTACTCGCGTACGAGACGGGCCTGGTCAGCCCCGGTCACACCGAGGACCGCTGA
- the glnA gene encoding type I glutamate--ammonia ligase yields the protein MFSNSEELLKFIADEGVEMVDVRFCDLPGIMQHFTVPVSSFDQSVFDDGLGFDGSSIRGFQAINESDMALFPDPTTAYVDPFRKSKTLNLNFFIHDPITGEPYSRDPRNIAKKALAYLNTTGVADTAYFAPEAEFYIFDSVRYSTTANEGYYHIDSVEGWWNSGQEGDNKGYKTRFKGGYFPVAPYDHYGDLRDDMVKNLEAVGLQVERGHHEVGTAGQAEINYKFDTLLKAADDVMKFKYIIKNTAWEQNKSVTFMPKPIFGDNGSGMHVHQSLWKGGDPLFYDETGYGGLSDLARWYIGGILRHAPALLAFTNPTVNSYHRLVPGFEAPISLVYSSRNRSASVRIPITGTNPKAKRIETRFPDPSANPYLAFSALMLAGLDGIQNKIEPAAPIDKDIYELPPDEMAEIDQVPTSLGAVLDALEADHEFLTVGNVFTPDLIDTWITYKRDQEIAPVQQRPHPHEFELYYDI from the coding sequence ATGTTCAGCAACAGCGAAGAGCTGCTCAAGTTCATCGCGGACGAGGGCGTCGAGATGGTCGACGTCCGTTTCTGTGACCTGCCGGGCATCATGCAGCACTTCACGGTGCCGGTCTCGTCGTTCGACCAGTCGGTGTTCGACGACGGCCTCGGTTTCGACGGCTCGTCGATCCGCGGCTTCCAGGCGATCAACGAGTCGGACATGGCGCTCTTCCCGGACCCGACGACGGCGTACGTGGACCCGTTCCGCAAGTCGAAGACGCTCAACCTGAACTTCTTCATCCACGACCCGATCACCGGCGAGCCCTACTCACGCGACCCGCGCAACATCGCGAAGAAGGCGCTGGCCTACCTCAACACCACCGGCGTCGCGGACACCGCCTACTTCGCGCCCGAGGCCGAGTTCTACATCTTCGACTCGGTCCGCTACTCGACCACCGCCAACGAGGGCTACTACCACATCGACTCCGTCGAGGGCTGGTGGAACTCGGGCCAGGAGGGCGACAACAAGGGCTACAAGACCCGCTTCAAGGGCGGCTACTTCCCGGTCGCGCCCTACGACCACTACGGCGACCTGCGCGACGACATGGTCAAGAATCTCGAGGCCGTCGGCCTCCAGGTCGAGCGCGGTCACCACGAGGTCGGCACCGCCGGCCAGGCGGAGATCAACTACAAGTTCGACACGCTGCTCAAGGCGGCGGACGACGTGATGAAGTTCAAGTACATCATCAAGAACACCGCGTGGGAGCAGAACAAGTCGGTCACCTTCATGCCGAAGCCGATCTTCGGTGACAACGGCTCGGGCATGCACGTGCACCAGTCGCTGTGGAAGGGCGGCGATCCGCTGTTCTACGACGAGACCGGCTACGGCGGTCTCTCCGACCTGGCCCGCTGGTACATCGGCGGCATCCTCAGGCACGCCCCGGCACTGCTGGCGTTCACCAACCCGACCGTGAACTCCTACCACCGCCTGGTCCCGGGCTTCGAGGCGCCGATCTCGCTGGTCTACTCCTCGCGCAACCGCTCCGCCTCGGTCCGGATCCCGATCACGGGCACCAACCCCAAGGCCAAGCGGATCGAGACCCGCTTCCCCGACCCGTCGGCGAACCCCTACCTCGCCTTCTCGGCGCTGATGCTGGCCGGCCTCGACGGCATCCAGAACAAGATCGAGCCCGCCGCGCCGATCGACAAGGACATCTACGAGCTCCCGCCGGACGAGATGGCCGAGATCGACCAGGTCCCGACGTCGCTCGGCGCCGTCCTCGACGCGCTCGAGGCCGACCACGAGTTCCTGACGGTCGGCAACGTCTTCACCCCCGACCTGATCGACACCTGGATCACCTACAAGCGCGACCAGGAGATCGCTCCCGTGCAGCAGCGCCCCCACCCGCACGAGTTCGAGCTCTACTACGACATCTAG
- a CDS encoding RDD family protein: MPDQPTPPVSTVPFPTASWGRRILALFVDWVASTLVVIVFVGLDEYGEPGSPAQLYTLVVFVLEAALFTWLLGGSFGKLLTGLRVVPAAGRGRLSNPLPLLGRQVAIALVIPPLVFRSDGRGLHDLLAGTATVTMDTYRRLTTTGV, translated from the coding sequence ATGCCCGACCAGCCCACCCCACCCGTCTCCACCGTCCCGTTCCCGACCGCGTCCTGGGGTCGGCGGATCCTGGCGCTCTTCGTCGACTGGGTTGCCTCGACCCTGGTCGTGATCGTGTTCGTCGGCCTGGACGAGTACGGCGAGCCCGGCTCGCCCGCCCAGCTCTACACGCTGGTCGTGTTCGTGCTCGAGGCGGCGCTGTTCACCTGGCTCCTCGGCGGCTCGTTCGGCAAGCTCCTGACCGGCCTGCGCGTCGTACCCGCCGCCGGTCGGGGTCGGCTTTCCAACCCGCTGCCGCTGCTGGGCCGCCAGGTCGCGATCGCGCTGGTCATCCCGCCGCTCGTCTTCCGGTCGGACGGCCGCGGCCTCCACGACCTCCTCGCCGGCACGGCGACGGTCACCATGGACACCTACCGCCGGCTCACGACCACCGGCGTCTAG
- a CDS encoding DUF4191 domain-containing protein, which yields MSNEPLDPSTMSRRRQIIETFKMTKQVDRAVGWWMLLAFLVFGGVGFGIFWLLPGKGTIGLIMAIVGGLLLGFLGMMIVFSRRAQKAAYARLDGQVGGGARALSMLRRGWKLEEVVGFTKQQDMVHRVVGPPGIVLVGEGNPNRLRQLMASERRKHERVAADFPVHEVFVGNDEGQVPLPKLVKHVQKLGRQVKPAEQTDLLMRLKALDAQRPKVPLPRGPVPTSMKGMRGNLKGR from the coding sequence ATGTCGAACGAGCCCCTCGACCCGTCGACCATGAGTCGACGTCGGCAGATCATCGAGACCTTCAAGATGACCAAGCAGGTCGACCGCGCGGTCGGCTGGTGGATGCTCCTCGCGTTCCTGGTCTTCGGGGGCGTCGGGTTCGGCATCTTCTGGCTGCTCCCCGGCAAGGGGACCATCGGCCTGATCATGGCGATCGTCGGCGGTCTGCTGCTCGGCTTCCTCGGCATGATGATCGTCTTCAGCCGGCGCGCCCAGAAGGCGGCGTACGCGCGCCTCGACGGCCAGGTCGGCGGCGGCGCCCGCGCGCTGTCGATGCTGCGCCGCGGCTGGAAGCTCGAGGAGGTCGTCGGCTTCACCAAGCAGCAGGACATGGTGCACCGCGTCGTCGGGCCCCCGGGCATCGTGCTGGTCGGCGAGGGCAACCCCAACCGGCTGCGCCAGCTGATGGCGAGCGAGCGCAGGAAGCACGAGCGGGTCGCCGCCGACTTCCCGGTGCACGAGGTGTTCGTCGGCAACGACGAGGGTCAGGTCCCGCTGCCCAAGCTGGTCAAGCACGTGCAGAAGCTCGGCCGCCAGGTCAAGCCGGCCGAGCAGACCGACCTCCTGATGCGGCTCAAGGCGCTCGACGCCCAGCGCCCGAAGGTGCCGCTCCCCCGCGGCCCGGTGCCGACGAGCATGAAAGGCATGCGCGGCAACCTCAAGGGCCGCTGA
- the lipA gene encoding lipoyl synthase — translation MSATLPEGRKLLRLEVRNAETPIERKPSWIKTRAKMGPEYTALQSLVKSEGLHTVCQEAGCPNIFECWEDREATFLIGGDQCTRRCDFCQIDTGKPQPLDRDEPRRVAESVKKMELRYATITGVARDDLDDGGAWLYAETVRAIHELNPGTGVENLIPDFNGIPELLEQVFESRPEVLAHNVETVPRIFKRIRPAFRYDRSLDVLTQARAFGLVTKSNLILGMGETREEVSQAMRDLHDAGCELLTITQYLRPSVRHHPVERWVKPEEFVELQQEAIELGFAGVLSGPLVRSSYRAGRLYRQAMDARAAETSASA, via the coding sequence GTGTCCGCCACCCTCCCTGAAGGCCGCAAGCTCCTCCGTCTCGAGGTCCGCAACGCGGAGACCCCGATCGAGCGGAAGCCCTCGTGGATCAAGACCCGGGCGAAGATGGGGCCGGAGTACACCGCCCTGCAGAGCCTGGTGAAGTCCGAGGGTCTGCACACGGTCTGCCAGGAGGCGGGCTGCCCCAACATCTTCGAGTGCTGGGAGGACCGCGAGGCGACGTTCCTCATCGGCGGCGACCAGTGCACGCGGCGCTGTGACTTCTGCCAGATCGACACCGGCAAGCCGCAGCCGCTCGACCGGGACGAGCCGCGGCGGGTGGCGGAGTCGGTCAAGAAGATGGAGCTGCGCTACGCGACCATCACCGGTGTCGCCCGCGACGACCTCGACGACGGCGGCGCCTGGTTGTACGCCGAGACGGTGCGGGCGATCCACGAGCTCAACCCCGGCACGGGCGTCGAGAACCTGATCCCCGACTTCAACGGCATCCCCGAGCTGCTGGAGCAGGTGTTCGAGTCCCGGCCGGAGGTGCTGGCCCACAACGTCGAGACCGTGCCCCGGATCTTCAAGAGGATCCGGCCGGCGTTCCGCTACGACCGGTCGCTCGACGTGCTCACCCAGGCCCGCGCTTTCGGGCTGGTGACGAAGTCCAACCTGATCCTCGGCATGGGCGAGACCCGCGAGGAGGTCAGCCAGGCGATGCGCGACCTGCACGACGCGGGCTGCGAGCTGCTGACCATCACCCAGTACCTCCGCCCGTCGGTGCGTCACCACCCCGTCGAGCGGTGGGTGAAGCCGGAGGAGTTCGTCGAGCTCCAGCAGGAGGCGATCGAGCTCGGGTTCGCCGGGGTGCTCTCAGGGCCCCTCGTGCGTTCGTCGTACCGTGCCGGTCGCCTGTACCGTCAGGCGATGGACGCCCGCGCGGCCGAGACCTCGGCTTCGGCCTAG
- a CDS encoding ABC transporter ATP-binding protein translates to MSDLVIETTGLRKEFRSVRGELRVAVQSLDLAVPAGGVHGFLGPNGSGKTTTIRMLLGLARPTRGTMRLFGQPVPHRLPQVIGRVGAVVESPKFSPNFSGRRNLQLLAGAIGAPPARVDAAIETVRLAGREKDRYKAYSLGMKQRLAIAATLLKDPDLLILDEPTNGLDPAGIREIRETIRDLGASGVTVLLSSHILAEVQQVCTSATIIGNGKLLASGTVDELLGSGTSYRVLVPDPSAAAQALIGAGFAPASINGELHVDAEQPADITRALGEAGIWLTELTPLRADLEAYFLQLTEPEELGHDTTEVVA, encoded by the coding sequence GTGAGCGACCTCGTCATCGAGACGACGGGCCTGCGGAAGGAGTTCCGCAGCGTCCGCGGCGAGCTGCGGGTCGCCGTGCAGAGCCTGGACCTGGCGGTGCCGGCCGGCGGCGTCCACGGCTTCCTCGGGCCCAACGGGTCCGGCAAGACCACGACCATCCGGATGCTGCTCGGACTGGCCCGTCCGACCCGCGGCACGATGCGGCTGTTCGGGCAGCCCGTGCCGCACCGGCTCCCGCAGGTGATCGGTCGGGTGGGCGCGGTCGTCGAGTCGCCCAAGTTCTCGCCCAACTTCAGCGGTCGCCGCAACCTCCAGCTCCTCGCCGGCGCGATCGGTGCACCGCCTGCTCGCGTCGACGCGGCGATCGAGACGGTCAGGCTCGCCGGACGCGAGAAGGACCGCTACAAGGCTTACTCGCTCGGCATGAAGCAGCGGCTCGCCATCGCGGCGACCCTGCTCAAGGACCCGGACCTGCTGATCCTCGACGAGCCGACAAACGGCCTCGACCCCGCCGGCATCCGTGAGATCCGCGAGACCATCCGCGACCTCGGCGCGTCCGGCGTCACCGTGCTGCTGAGCTCGCACATCCTGGCCGAGGTGCAGCAGGTCTGCACCTCGGCCACCATCATCGGCAACGGCAAGCTGCTGGCGTCGGGCACCGTGGACGAGCTGCTGGGCAGCGGTACGTCGTACCGCGTCCTCGTGCCGGACCCGAGCGCCGCCGCCCAGGCACTGATCGGTGCTGGATTCGCGCCCGCCAGCATCAACGGCGAGCTCCACGTCGACGCGGAGCAGCCGGCCGACATCACCCGAGCCCTCGGCGAGGCCGGCATCTGGCTGACCGAGCTGACCCCGCTGCGGGCCGACCTCGAGGCCTACTTCCTCCAGCTCACCGAACCCGAAGAGCTGGGCCACGACACGACTGAGGTCGTGGCGTGA
- a CDS encoding DinB family protein encodes MEMKDVLVSYLTEQRMSLLQKLDGLSERELRTPRTSTGTNLIGIVKHCMNVEYGYFGPTFGRTIDDPAGLVPEDAYDTDPQVDWYATAEETCAGIVDNYQRVQAFCDETIDLLSLDAQGRVPWWGDHGSVTLGRILVHVIVDLARHAGHADILREQVDGAVGCTAPGDNLPEIDFPAYVARLTELADRF; translated from the coding sequence ATGGAGATGAAGGACGTGTTGGTCAGCTACCTCACCGAGCAGCGGATGTCGCTGCTCCAGAAGCTCGACGGGCTGTCGGAGCGTGAGCTGCGGACGCCCCGCACCTCGACCGGCACCAACCTGATCGGCATCGTGAAGCACTGCATGAACGTCGAGTACGGGTACTTCGGCCCCACCTTCGGCCGCACGATCGACGATCCGGCGGGCCTGGTGCCGGAGGACGCCTATGACACCGATCCGCAGGTGGACTGGTACGCGACAGCGGAAGAGACGTGTGCGGGGATCGTCGACAATTATCAACGGGTGCAGGCCTTCTGCGACGAGACGATCGACCTGCTGTCGCTCGACGCGCAGGGACGGGTGCCGTGGTGGGGCGACCACGGCAGCGTCACGCTCGGGCGGATCTTGGTCCACGTGATCGTCGACCTGGCGCGGCACGCTGGCCATGCAGACATCCTTCGGGAACAGGTCGACGGGGCCGTGGGCTGCACCGCGCCGGGGGACAACCTCCCCGAGATCGACTTCCCGGCGTACGTCGCCAGGCTGACCGAGCTCGCCGACCGGTTCTGA
- the lipB gene encoding lipoyl(octanoyl) transferase LipB, producing the protein MIELQFQEAGLGDDAIDYVEAWELQRQVHAQVTAGDRPGTVLLLEHPPVFTAGKRTTPDERPADPGTAAVIDVDRGGKITFHGPGQLVGYPIVRLPDHVKVVDYVRRVEEALIAVCADFGVTTARVPGRSGVWLRADARGPERKLAAIGIRVGRGVTMHGFALNCDVDLGWYDRFVPCGIADAGVTSLSQELGRDVPVTEVLPSVRRHLAELLAWQPYDATPDYEPRPEPGRGPRIPVLTPGA; encoded by the coding sequence GTGATCGAGTTGCAGTTCCAGGAGGCCGGCCTCGGCGACGACGCGATCGACTACGTCGAGGCGTGGGAGCTCCAGCGGCAGGTGCACGCGCAGGTCACCGCCGGCGACCGGCCCGGCACCGTGCTGCTCCTCGAGCACCCGCCGGTCTTCACGGCCGGCAAGCGCACCACCCCCGACGAACGCCCGGCCGACCCCGGCACCGCGGCTGTGATCGACGTCGACCGCGGCGGCAAGATCACCTTCCACGGACCCGGCCAGCTGGTGGGCTACCCGATCGTCCGCCTCCCTGACCACGTCAAGGTCGTCGACTACGTCCGTCGGGTCGAGGAGGCGCTGATCGCGGTCTGCGCCGACTTCGGCGTCACCACCGCCCGGGTGCCCGGCCGCAGCGGCGTCTGGCTCCGCGCGGACGCGCGCGGGCCGGAGCGCAAGCTCGCCGCGATCGGCATCCGGGTCGGCCGCGGCGTGACCATGCACGGCTTCGCCCTCAACTGCGACGTCGACCTCGGTTGGTACGACCGGTTCGTCCCCTGCGGCATCGCCGACGCCGGCGTCACCTCCCTCTCGCAGGAGCTCGGCCGCGACGTACCGGTCACCGAGGTTCTTCCGTCCGTACGGCGACACCTCGCCGAGCTCCTGGCCTGGCAGCCCTATGACGCCACCCCCGACTACGAACCGCGTCCCGAGCCCGGCCGCGGACCCCGGATCCCGGTCCTGACGCCCGGCGCCTGA
- a CDS encoding TIGR01777 family oxidoreductase — MSLHVVMAGSSGFLGTHLREELERRGHRVTALVRRPAAGPDESRWDPDAGEVDRDLVASADVVVNLAGSPTIGNPHSKKWSTALRHSRVRTTGLLAEAVAAAPQPPYFVAGNAVGWYGDHGAAVLTEAADSRGHTLMIDVCRDWQAAARPAVDAGGRVVVLRTSPIMDKSSAPLQQLRLLFKAGLGGRLGNGRQHMPMISLRDWVGATSYLVEHPTADGPVNLSCVTTPTNAEFTEALAQWLHRPAVATVPAPVLKVAGGRLSPELLGSMNIRPQALLDLGYEFADPDVSAVLASGLS; from the coding sequence ATGAGCCTGCACGTCGTCATGGCCGGCAGCTCCGGCTTCCTCGGAACCCACCTCCGCGAGGAGCTGGAGCGCCGCGGGCACCGGGTCACGGCGCTCGTCCGACGGCCGGCGGCGGGGCCGGACGAGTCCCGCTGGGATCCCGACGCGGGCGAGGTCGACCGGGATCTGGTGGCGTCGGCCGACGTCGTGGTCAACCTCGCCGGCTCCCCGACCATCGGCAACCCGCACTCGAAGAAGTGGTCGACCGCGTTGCGGCACTCCCGGGTGCGGACGACGGGGTTGCTGGCCGAGGCGGTCGCAGCGGCGCCGCAGCCGCCGTACTTCGTCGCGGGCAACGCCGTCGGCTGGTACGGCGACCACGGCGCCGCCGTGCTGACCGAGGCGGCCGACAGCCGCGGCCACACGCTGATGATCGACGTGTGCCGCGACTGGCAGGCCGCCGCGCGCCCGGCCGTCGACGCCGGCGGTCGCGTCGTCGTCCTGCGGACGTCGCCCATCATGGACAAGTCGAGCGCGCCGCTGCAGCAGCTCCGGCTTCTGTTCAAGGCCGGACTCGGCGGACGGCTCGGCAACGGCCGCCAGCACATGCCGATGATCTCGCTGCGCGACTGGGTCGGCGCGACGTCGTACCTCGTCGAGCACCCGACCGCCGACGGGCCGGTGAACCTGTCCTGCGTGACGACGCCGACCAACGCCGAGTTCACTGAGGCGCTCGCCCAATGGCTGCACCGGCCGGCGGTCGCGACGGTGCCCGCGCCGGTCCTCAAGGTCGCCGGCGGCCGTCTCTCGCCCGAGCTCCTGGGGTCGATGAACATCCGGCCGCAGGCCCTCCTGGACCTCGGCTACGAGTTCGCCGATCCCGACGTGAGCGCGGTGCTGGCCAGCGGCCTCTCGTAG